The Rissa tridactyla isolate bRisTri1 chromosome 16, bRisTri1.patW.cur.20221130, whole genome shotgun sequence genome includes a window with the following:
- the CTRC gene encoding chymotrypsin-C: MLVAGVVTPRSPAAAGAIRGVSSPSAAPWDGATMLGAVCLAVLLGYAYGCGQPAVPPLLGTRVVGGEDARAHSWPWQISLQYSRYGAWHHTCGGTLIASNWVLTAAHCISSSLNYRVVLGKQVLSEEDEAGSLAVGVDKIIVHENWNSFFIINDIALIKLAQEVEVSETIQPACLPPAGLTLENNYPCYITGWGRIRTNGPLADVLQQALLPVVDYETCSQRDWWGSNVRPTMVCAGGDGTVSGCNGDSGGPLNCQRDGLWEVDGIVSFGSALGCNTHKKPTVFTRVSAYIDWINEKISAN, encoded by the exons ATGTTGGTGGCAGGAGTGGTGACGCCAAggtccccggcggcggcgggcgctatAAGAGGGGTGAGCAGCCCCAGCGCAGCACCTTGGGACGGCGCAACCATGCTGGGGGCTGTGTGTCTCGCCGTGCTGCTGGGCTACG CCTACGGATGCGGTCAGCCGGCCGTGCCGCCGCTGCTGGGCACCCGGGTGGTGGGTGGCGAAGATGCCCGTGCCCACAGCTGGCCCTGGcag ATCTCGCTGCAGTACAGCAGGTACGGGGCTTGGCACCACACGTGCGGCGGGACCCTCATCGCCTCCAACTGGGTGCTGACGGCTGCCCACTGCATCAG CTCTAGCTTGAATTACCGCGTGGTGCTGGGCAAGCAGGTCCTGTCGGAGGAGGACGAGGCGGGCTCGCTGGCCGTGGGCGTGGATAAGATCATCGTGCACGAGAACTGGAACTCCTTCTTCATCAT CAATGACATCGCCCTGATCAAGCTGGCGCAGGAGGTGGAGGTGAGCGAGACCATCCAGCCCGCCTGCCTGCCGCCCGCCGGCCTGACGCTGGAGAACAACTACCCCTGCTACATCACCGGCTGGGGACGCATCAGGA CGAACGGGCCCCTGGCCGACGTCCTGCAGCAAGCCCTGCTGCCCGTGGTGGACTACGAGACCTGCTCCCAGCGGGACTGGTGGGGCAGCAATGTGCGCCCCACCATGGTCTGCGCCGGCGGGGACGGCACCGTCTCCGGCTGCAAC GGGGATTCGGGTGGCCCCCTGAACTGCCAGCGCGATGGGCTGTGGGAGGTGGACGGCATCGTCAGCTTCGGCTCCGCGCTGGGCTGCAACACCCACAAGAAGCCGACGGTCTTCACGCGGGTGTCTGCCTACATCGACTGGATCAACGAG AAAATAAGCGCGAACTGA